A part of Catharus ustulatus isolate bCatUst1 chromosome 8, bCatUst1.pri.v2, whole genome shotgun sequence genomic DNA contains:
- the JAKMIP3 gene encoding janus kinase and microtubule-interacting protein 3 isoform X16: protein MAKRGSSSRARGDKPDALAALQAANEELRAKLTDIQIELQQEKSKVSKLEREKNQEVKQIKEHEQHKSTVVVTELKVKLHEDKMKELQAVRETLLRQHEAELLRVIKIKDNEIQRLQTLLNAVRDGAPDKVKTVLLSEAKEEAKRGFEVEKVKMQQEISELKGAKKQVEEALTMVIQADKMKAAEIRSVYHLHQEEITRIKRECEREIRRLEQQLDEKDARRFQLKIAELSGIIRKLEDRNALLSEERNELLKRLREAESQYKPILDKNKRLSRKNEELSHALRRMENKLKFVTQENIAMRQRTGAIRRPSSLNDLDHSQEEREVDFLRLQVIEQQNIIDELSKTLETAGYVKSVMERDKLLRFRKQRQKKMTRIPKKPVVETFYGYDEEASLESDGSSISYQTDRTDQTPCTPEDDLEEGMAKEETELRFRQLTMEYQALQRAYALLQEQVGGTLDAEREVKTREQLQAEIHRSQAQIEDLEKALAEQGQDMKWIEEKQALYRRNQELVEKIRQMEAEEARLKHDVQDAKDQNELLEFRILELEERERRSPAITFLHGPFTEGRSPLQVYCEAEGVTDIVVAELMKKLDILGDNAVSNLTNEEQVVIIQARTVLTLAEKWLQQIEVTESALQQKMLDLENEKELFSKQKGYLDDELDFRKQSLDQAHKQILELEAMLYDALQQEAGAKISELLSEEEKEKLKSAVEQWKRQVMSELRERDAQILRERMELIQHAQQRIKELEERIEGQKRQIKELEEKFLFLFLFFSLAFILWS, encoded by the exons ATGGCCAagaggggctccagcagccGTGCCAGGGGGGACAAGCCCGAcgccctggctgccctgcaggcTGCCAACGAGGAGCTCAGGGCCAAGCTCACCGACATCCAGATcgagctgcagcaggagaagagCAAG GTCAGCAAATTGGAAAGGGAGAAGAACCAGGAGGTGAAGCAGATCAAGGAGCACGAGCAGCACAAAAGCACAGTGGTGGTCACAGAGCTCAAAGTCAAACTCCACGAGGACAAAATGAAAGAGCTCCAAGCTGTTCGAGAAACACTTCTGAGGCAGCACGAGGCCGAGCTGCTCAGGGTCATAAAAATCAAGGACAATGAGATCCAGAGGCTGCAGACCCTGCTGAACGCCGTGCGGGACGGGGCCCCCGACAAGGTGAAGACGGTGCTGCTGAGCGAGGCCAAGGAGGAGGCCAAGAGGGGCTTCGAGGTGGAGAAGGTCAAAATGCAGCAGGAGATCTCCGAGCTGAAGGGGGCCAAGAAGCAGGTGGAGGAGGCTCTGACCATGGTGATCCAGGCTGACAAGATGAAGGCAGCCGAGATAAGGAGCGTGTACCACCTGCACCAGGAGGAGATCACCCGCATCAAGAGGGAGTGCGAGCGGGAGATCCGCAGGCTG GAACAGCAGTTGGATGAAAAGGACGCCCGGCGCTTCCAGCTGAAAATCGCGGAGCTGAGCGGGATCATCCGCAAGCTGGAGGACAGGAACGCGCTGCTGTCGGAGGAGAGGAACGAGCtg CTGAAACGTCTCAGAGAAGCAGAGAGTCAGTACAAGCCCATTCTGGACAAAAACAAACGCCTCAGTAGGAAGAATGAGGAGCTGTCACACGCCTTACGTCggatggaaaataaattgaaatttgtGACGCAGGAAAATATCGCCATG AGGCAAAGAACTGGAGCTATAAGGAGACCGAGCTCCTTAAACGATCTTGACCACAGCCAGGAAGAAAGGGAAGTGGATTTCCTGAGACTGCAAGTCATTGAGCAGCAGAACATCATTGATGAGCTCTCCAAG ACCCTGGAGACTGCTGGCTATGTGAAGAGTGTCATG GAACGGGATAAGCTGCTGAGGTTCAGGAagcaaagacagaagaaaatgacaagAATTCCTAAg AAGCCCGTGGTGGAGACGTTCTATGGCTATGATGAGGAGGCTTCCCTGGAGTCCGACGGCTCCTCCATCTCCTACCAAACGGACCGGACGGACCAGACCCCCTGCACGCCCGAGGACGACCTGGAGGAG GGCATGGCCAAGGAGGAGACGGAGCTGCGGTTCCGGCAGCTGACCATGGAGTACCAGGCGCTGCAGAGAGCCTatgccctgctgcaggagcaggtcGGGGGCACCCTGGACGCTGAGAGGGAGGTCAAg ACCcgtgagcagctccaggcagaaaTTCACCGCTCCCAGGCTCAGATAGAGGATCTGGAGAAGGCtctggctgagcagggacag gaCATGAAGTGGATTGAGGAGAAGCAGGCCCTGTACAGGAGAAACCAGGAGCTGGTAGAAAAG ATCAGGCAGATGGAGGCTGAGGAGGCTCGGCTCAAACACGACGTGCAGGACGCCAAGGACCAGAACGAGCTGCTGGAGTTCAggatcctggagctggag gagagggagaggcGCTCCCCAGCCATCACCTTCCTGCACGGCCCCTTCACGGAGGGCAGGAGCCCGCTGCAGGTGTACTGCGAGGCCGAAGGTGTCACA gacATCGTAGTGGCAGAGCTGATGAAGAAGTTGGACATTTTAGGGGATAACGCCGTAAGT AACCTGACCAACGAGGAGCAGGTGGTGATCATCCAGGCCAGGACCGTGCTGACCCTGGCTGAGAAG TGGCTCCAGCAGATCGAGGTGACCGAGTCAGCGCTGCAGCAGAAGATGCTGGACCTGGAGAACGAGAAG gagctgttcAGCAAGCAGAAGGGATACCTGGACGATGAGCTGGACTTCAGGAAGCAGTCGCTGGACCAGGCTCACAAG CAAATTCTGGAATTAGAAGCCATGCTCTATGATGCCCTGCAGCAAGAAGCTGGAGCCAAAATTTCCGAACTTCTTtcagaagaggagaaggagaagctgaAGAGCGCGGTGGAGCAGTGGAAGCGGCAGGTGATGAGCGAGCTCCGCGAGAGGGACGCACAGATCCTGCGCGAGAGGATGGAGCTCATCCAGCACGCCCAGCAG AGAATTAAAGAGCTAGAAGAAAGAATTGAAGgccaaaaaagacaaataaaagagTTAGAGGAAAAG tttttatttttgtttttatttttttctttagctttcATTCTTTGGTCATAG
- the JAKMIP3 gene encoding janus kinase and microtubule-interacting protein 3 isoform X12: MAKRGSSSRARGDKPDALAALQAANEELRAKLTDIQIELQQEKSKVSKLEREKNQEVKQIKEHEQHKSTVVVTELKVKLHEDKMKELQAVRETLLRQHEAELLRVIKIKDNEIQRLQTLLNAVRDGAPDKVKTVLLSEAKEEAKRGFEVEKVKMQQEISELKGAKKQVEEALTMVIQADKMKAAEIRSVYHLHQEEITRIKRECEREIRRLMEEIKFKDRAVFVLERELGVRAGHAQRLQLQKEALDEQLSQLKESDRHLSSPKRELPYASGAGDASDHSGSPQLDEKDARRFQLKIAELSGIIRKLEDRNALLSEERNELLKRLREAESQYKPILDKNKRLSRKNEELSHALRRMENKLKFVTQENIAMRQRTGAIRRPSSLNDLDHSQEEREVDFLRLQVIEQQNIIDELSKTLETAGYVKSVMERDKLLRFRKQRQKKMTRIPKKPVVETFYGYDEEASLESDGSSISYQTDRTDQTPCTPEDDLEEGMAKEETELRFRQLTMEYQALQRAYALLQEQVGGTLDAEREVKTREQLQAEIHRSQAQIEDLEKALAEQGQDMKWIEEKQALYRRNQELVEKIRQMEAEEARLKHDVQDAKDQNELLEFRILELEERERRSPAITFLHGPFTEGRSPLQVYCEAEGVTDIVVAELMKKLDILGDNAVSNLTNEEQVVIIQARTVLTLAEKWLQQIEVTESALQQKMLDLENEKELFSKQKGYLDDELDFRKQSLDQAHKQEAGAKISELLSEEEKEKLKSAVEQWKRQVMSELRERDAQILRERMELIQHAQQRIKELEERIEGQKRQIKELEEKFLFLFLFFSLAFILWS; this comes from the exons ATGGCCAagaggggctccagcagccGTGCCAGGGGGGACAAGCCCGAcgccctggctgccctgcaggcTGCCAACGAGGAGCTCAGGGCCAAGCTCACCGACATCCAGATcgagctgcagcaggagaagagCAAG GTCAGCAAATTGGAAAGGGAGAAGAACCAGGAGGTGAAGCAGATCAAGGAGCACGAGCAGCACAAAAGCACAGTGGTGGTCACAGAGCTCAAAGTCAAACTCCACGAGGACAAAATGAAAGAGCTCCAAGCTGTTCGAGAAACACTTCTGAGGCAGCACGAGGCCGAGCTGCTCAGGGTCATAAAAATCAAGGACAATGAGATCCAGAGGCTGCAGACCCTGCTGAACGCCGTGCGGGACGGGGCCCCCGACAAGGTGAAGACGGTGCTGCTGAGCGAGGCCAAGGAGGAGGCCAAGAGGGGCTTCGAGGTGGAGAAGGTCAAAATGCAGCAGGAGATCTCCGAGCTGAAGGGGGCCAAGAAGCAGGTGGAGGAGGCTCTGACCATGGTGATCCAGGCTGACAAGATGAAGGCAGCCGAGATAAGGAGCGTGTACCACCTGCACCAGGAGGAGATCACCCGCATCAAGAGGGAGTGCGAGCGGGAGATCCGCAGGCTG ATGGAGGAGATTAAGTTTAAGGACAGAGCAGTCTTCGTGCTGGAGAGAGAGTTAGGGGTGCGAGCCGGGCATGCTCAGAGACTGCAGCTCCAAAAGGAGGCTTTAGATGAACAACTGTCCCAGCTCAAAGAGTCTGACCGGCATCTGAGCAGCCCCAAGCGGGAACTTCCTTATGCAAGTGGTGCAGGAGACGCTTCAGATCATTCGGGAAGCCCC CAGTTGGATGAAAAGGACGCCCGGCGCTTCCAGCTGAAAATCGCGGAGCTGAGCGGGATCATCCGCAAGCTGGAGGACAGGAACGCGCTGCTGTCGGAGGAGAGGAACGAGCtg CTGAAACGTCTCAGAGAAGCAGAGAGTCAGTACAAGCCCATTCTGGACAAAAACAAACGCCTCAGTAGGAAGAATGAGGAGCTGTCACACGCCTTACGTCggatggaaaataaattgaaatttgtGACGCAGGAAAATATCGCCATG AGGCAAAGAACTGGAGCTATAAGGAGACCGAGCTCCTTAAACGATCTTGACCACAGCCAGGAAGAAAGGGAAGTGGATTTCCTGAGACTGCAAGTCATTGAGCAGCAGAACATCATTGATGAGCTCTCCAAG ACCCTGGAGACTGCTGGCTATGTGAAGAGTGTCATG GAACGGGATAAGCTGCTGAGGTTCAGGAagcaaagacagaagaaaatgacaagAATTCCTAAg AAGCCCGTGGTGGAGACGTTCTATGGCTATGATGAGGAGGCTTCCCTGGAGTCCGACGGCTCCTCCATCTCCTACCAAACGGACCGGACGGACCAGACCCCCTGCACGCCCGAGGACGACCTGGAGGAG GGCATGGCCAAGGAGGAGACGGAGCTGCGGTTCCGGCAGCTGACCATGGAGTACCAGGCGCTGCAGAGAGCCTatgccctgctgcaggagcaggtcGGGGGCACCCTGGACGCTGAGAGGGAGGTCAAg ACCcgtgagcagctccaggcagaaaTTCACCGCTCCCAGGCTCAGATAGAGGATCTGGAGAAGGCtctggctgagcagggacag gaCATGAAGTGGATTGAGGAGAAGCAGGCCCTGTACAGGAGAAACCAGGAGCTGGTAGAAAAG ATCAGGCAGATGGAGGCTGAGGAGGCTCGGCTCAAACACGACGTGCAGGACGCCAAGGACCAGAACGAGCTGCTGGAGTTCAggatcctggagctggag gagagggagaggcGCTCCCCAGCCATCACCTTCCTGCACGGCCCCTTCACGGAGGGCAGGAGCCCGCTGCAGGTGTACTGCGAGGCCGAAGGTGTCACA gacATCGTAGTGGCAGAGCTGATGAAGAAGTTGGACATTTTAGGGGATAACGCCGTAAGT AACCTGACCAACGAGGAGCAGGTGGTGATCATCCAGGCCAGGACCGTGCTGACCCTGGCTGAGAAG TGGCTCCAGCAGATCGAGGTGACCGAGTCAGCGCTGCAGCAGAAGATGCTGGACCTGGAGAACGAGAAG gagctgttcAGCAAGCAGAAGGGATACCTGGACGATGAGCTGGACTTCAGGAAGCAGTCGCTGGACCAGGCTCACAAG CAAGAAGCTGGAGCCAAAATTTCCGAACTTCTTtcagaagaggagaaggagaagctgaAGAGCGCGGTGGAGCAGTGGAAGCGGCAGGTGATGAGCGAGCTCCGCGAGAGGGACGCACAGATCCTGCGCGAGAGGATGGAGCTCATCCAGCACGCCCAGCAG AGAATTAAAGAGCTAGAAGAAAGAATTGAAGgccaaaaaagacaaataaaagagTTAGAGGAAAAG tttttatttttgtttttatttttttctttagctttcATTCTTTGGTCATAG
- the JAKMIP3 gene encoding janus kinase and microtubule-interacting protein 3 isoform X7, with protein MAKRGSSSRARGDKPDALAALQAANEELRAKLTDIQIELQQEKSKVSKLEREKNQEVKQIKEHEQHKSTVVVTELKVKLHEDKMKELQAVRETLLRQHEAELLRVIKIKDNEIQRLQTLLNAVRDGAPDKVKTVLLSEAKEEAKRGFEVEKVKMQQEISELKGAKKQVEEALTMVIQADKMKAAEIRSVYHLHQEEITRIKRECEREIRRLMEEIKFKDRAVFVLERELGVRAGHAQRLQLQKEALDEQLSQLKESDRHLSSPKRELPYASGAGDASDHSGSPEQQLDEKDARRFQLKIAELSGIIRKLEDRNALLSEERNELLKRLREAESQYKPILDKNKRLSRKNEELSHALRRMENKLKFVTQENIAMRQRTGAIRRPSSLNDLDHSQEEREVDFLRLQVIEQQNIIDELSKTLETAGYVKSVMERDKLLRFRKQRQKKMTRIPKKPVVETFYGYDEEASLESDGSSISYQTDRTDQTPCTPEDDLEEGMAKEETELRFRQLTMEYQALQRAYALLQEQVGGTLDAEREVKTREQLQAEIHRSQAQIEDLEKALAEQGQDMKWIEEKQALYRRNQELVEKIRQMEAEEARLKHDVQDAKDQNELLEFRILELEERERRSPAITFLHGPFTEGRSPLQVYCEAEGVTDIVVAELMKKLDILGDNAVSNLTNEEQVVIIQARTVLTLAEKWLQQIEVTESALQQKMLDLENEKELFSKQKGYLDDELDFRKQSLDQAHKQILELEAMLYDALQQEAGAKISELLSEEEKEKLKSAVEQWKRQVMSELRERDAQILRERMELIQHAQQRIKELEERIEGQKRQIKELEEKFLFLFLFFSLAFILWS; from the exons ATGGCCAagaggggctccagcagccGTGCCAGGGGGGACAAGCCCGAcgccctggctgccctgcaggcTGCCAACGAGGAGCTCAGGGCCAAGCTCACCGACATCCAGATcgagctgcagcaggagaagagCAAG GTCAGCAAATTGGAAAGGGAGAAGAACCAGGAGGTGAAGCAGATCAAGGAGCACGAGCAGCACAAAAGCACAGTGGTGGTCACAGAGCTCAAAGTCAAACTCCACGAGGACAAAATGAAAGAGCTCCAAGCTGTTCGAGAAACACTTCTGAGGCAGCACGAGGCCGAGCTGCTCAGGGTCATAAAAATCAAGGACAATGAGATCCAGAGGCTGCAGACCCTGCTGAACGCCGTGCGGGACGGGGCCCCCGACAAGGTGAAGACGGTGCTGCTGAGCGAGGCCAAGGAGGAGGCCAAGAGGGGCTTCGAGGTGGAGAAGGTCAAAATGCAGCAGGAGATCTCCGAGCTGAAGGGGGCCAAGAAGCAGGTGGAGGAGGCTCTGACCATGGTGATCCAGGCTGACAAGATGAAGGCAGCCGAGATAAGGAGCGTGTACCACCTGCACCAGGAGGAGATCACCCGCATCAAGAGGGAGTGCGAGCGGGAGATCCGCAGGCTG ATGGAGGAGATTAAGTTTAAGGACAGAGCAGTCTTCGTGCTGGAGAGAGAGTTAGGGGTGCGAGCCGGGCATGCTCAGAGACTGCAGCTCCAAAAGGAGGCTTTAGATGAACAACTGTCCCAGCTCAAAGAGTCTGACCGGCATCTGAGCAGCCCCAAGCGGGAACTTCCTTATGCAAGTGGTGCAGGAGACGCTTCAGATCATTCGGGAAGCCCC GAACAGCAGTTGGATGAAAAGGACGCCCGGCGCTTCCAGCTGAAAATCGCGGAGCTGAGCGGGATCATCCGCAAGCTGGAGGACAGGAACGCGCTGCTGTCGGAGGAGAGGAACGAGCtg CTGAAACGTCTCAGAGAAGCAGAGAGTCAGTACAAGCCCATTCTGGACAAAAACAAACGCCTCAGTAGGAAGAATGAGGAGCTGTCACACGCCTTACGTCggatggaaaataaattgaaatttgtGACGCAGGAAAATATCGCCATG AGGCAAAGAACTGGAGCTATAAGGAGACCGAGCTCCTTAAACGATCTTGACCACAGCCAGGAAGAAAGGGAAGTGGATTTCCTGAGACTGCAAGTCATTGAGCAGCAGAACATCATTGATGAGCTCTCCAAG ACCCTGGAGACTGCTGGCTATGTGAAGAGTGTCATG GAACGGGATAAGCTGCTGAGGTTCAGGAagcaaagacagaagaaaatgacaagAATTCCTAAg AAGCCCGTGGTGGAGACGTTCTATGGCTATGATGAGGAGGCTTCCCTGGAGTCCGACGGCTCCTCCATCTCCTACCAAACGGACCGGACGGACCAGACCCCCTGCACGCCCGAGGACGACCTGGAGGAG GGCATGGCCAAGGAGGAGACGGAGCTGCGGTTCCGGCAGCTGACCATGGAGTACCAGGCGCTGCAGAGAGCCTatgccctgctgcaggagcaggtcGGGGGCACCCTGGACGCTGAGAGGGAGGTCAAg ACCcgtgagcagctccaggcagaaaTTCACCGCTCCCAGGCTCAGATAGAGGATCTGGAGAAGGCtctggctgagcagggacag gaCATGAAGTGGATTGAGGAGAAGCAGGCCCTGTACAGGAGAAACCAGGAGCTGGTAGAAAAG ATCAGGCAGATGGAGGCTGAGGAGGCTCGGCTCAAACACGACGTGCAGGACGCCAAGGACCAGAACGAGCTGCTGGAGTTCAggatcctggagctggag gagagggagaggcGCTCCCCAGCCATCACCTTCCTGCACGGCCCCTTCACGGAGGGCAGGAGCCCGCTGCAGGTGTACTGCGAGGCCGAAGGTGTCACA gacATCGTAGTGGCAGAGCTGATGAAGAAGTTGGACATTTTAGGGGATAACGCCGTAAGT AACCTGACCAACGAGGAGCAGGTGGTGATCATCCAGGCCAGGACCGTGCTGACCCTGGCTGAGAAG TGGCTCCAGCAGATCGAGGTGACCGAGTCAGCGCTGCAGCAGAAGATGCTGGACCTGGAGAACGAGAAG gagctgttcAGCAAGCAGAAGGGATACCTGGACGATGAGCTGGACTTCAGGAAGCAGTCGCTGGACCAGGCTCACAAG CAAATTCTGGAATTAGAAGCCATGCTCTATGATGCCCTGCAGCAAGAAGCTGGAGCCAAAATTTCCGAACTTCTTtcagaagaggagaaggagaagctgaAGAGCGCGGTGGAGCAGTGGAAGCGGCAGGTGATGAGCGAGCTCCGCGAGAGGGACGCACAGATCCTGCGCGAGAGGATGGAGCTCATCCAGCACGCCCAGCAG AGAATTAAAGAGCTAGAAGAAAGAATTGAAGgccaaaaaagacaaataaaagagTTAGAGGAAAAG tttttatttttgtttttatttttttctttagctttcATTCTTTGGTCATAG
- the JAKMIP3 gene encoding janus kinase and microtubule-interacting protein 3 isoform X11: MAKRGSSSRARGDKPDALAALQAANEELRAKLTDIQIELQQEKSKVSKLEREKNQEVKQIKEHEQHKSTVVVTELKVKLHEDKMKELQAVRETLLRQHEAELLRVIKIKDNEIQRLQTLLNAVRDGAPDKVKTVLLSEAKEEAKRGFEVEKVKMQQEISELKGAKKQVEEALTMVIQADKMKAAEIRSVYHLHQEEITRIKRECEREIRRLMEEIKFKDRAVFVLERELGVRAGHAQRLQLQKEALDEQLSQLKESDRHLSSPKRELPYASGAGDASDHSGSPEQQLDEKDARRFQLKIAELSGIIRKLEDRNALLSEERNELLKRLREAESQYKPILDKNKRLSRKNEELSHALRRMENKLKFVTQENIAMRQRTGAIRRPSSLNDLDHSQEEREVDFLRLQVIEQQNIIDELSKTLETAGYVKSVMERDKLLRFRKQRQKKMTRIPKKPVVETFYGYDEEASLESDGSSISYQTDRTDQTPCTPEDDLEEGMAKEETELRFRQLTMEYQALQRAYALLQEQVGGTLDAEREVKTREQLQAEIHRSQAQIEDLEKALAEQGQDMKWIEEKQALYRRNQELVEKIRQMEAEEARLKHDVQDAKDQNELLEFRILELEERERRSPAITFLHGPFTEGRSPLQVYCEAEGVTDIVVAELMKKLDILGDNAVSNLTNEEQVVIIQARTVLTLAEKWLQQIEVTESALQQKMLDLENEKELFSKQKGYLDDELDFRKQSLDQAHKQEAGAKISELLSEEEKEKLKSAVEQWKRQVMSELRERDAQILRERMELIQHAQQRIKELEERIEGQKRQIKELEEKFLFLFLFFSLAFILWS; the protein is encoded by the exons ATGGCCAagaggggctccagcagccGTGCCAGGGGGGACAAGCCCGAcgccctggctgccctgcaggcTGCCAACGAGGAGCTCAGGGCCAAGCTCACCGACATCCAGATcgagctgcagcaggagaagagCAAG GTCAGCAAATTGGAAAGGGAGAAGAACCAGGAGGTGAAGCAGATCAAGGAGCACGAGCAGCACAAAAGCACAGTGGTGGTCACAGAGCTCAAAGTCAAACTCCACGAGGACAAAATGAAAGAGCTCCAAGCTGTTCGAGAAACACTTCTGAGGCAGCACGAGGCCGAGCTGCTCAGGGTCATAAAAATCAAGGACAATGAGATCCAGAGGCTGCAGACCCTGCTGAACGCCGTGCGGGACGGGGCCCCCGACAAGGTGAAGACGGTGCTGCTGAGCGAGGCCAAGGAGGAGGCCAAGAGGGGCTTCGAGGTGGAGAAGGTCAAAATGCAGCAGGAGATCTCCGAGCTGAAGGGGGCCAAGAAGCAGGTGGAGGAGGCTCTGACCATGGTGATCCAGGCTGACAAGATGAAGGCAGCCGAGATAAGGAGCGTGTACCACCTGCACCAGGAGGAGATCACCCGCATCAAGAGGGAGTGCGAGCGGGAGATCCGCAGGCTG ATGGAGGAGATTAAGTTTAAGGACAGAGCAGTCTTCGTGCTGGAGAGAGAGTTAGGGGTGCGAGCCGGGCATGCTCAGAGACTGCAGCTCCAAAAGGAGGCTTTAGATGAACAACTGTCCCAGCTCAAAGAGTCTGACCGGCATCTGAGCAGCCCCAAGCGGGAACTTCCTTATGCAAGTGGTGCAGGAGACGCTTCAGATCATTCGGGAAGCCCC GAACAGCAGTTGGATGAAAAGGACGCCCGGCGCTTCCAGCTGAAAATCGCGGAGCTGAGCGGGATCATCCGCAAGCTGGAGGACAGGAACGCGCTGCTGTCGGAGGAGAGGAACGAGCtg CTGAAACGTCTCAGAGAAGCAGAGAGTCAGTACAAGCCCATTCTGGACAAAAACAAACGCCTCAGTAGGAAGAATGAGGAGCTGTCACACGCCTTACGTCggatggaaaataaattgaaatttgtGACGCAGGAAAATATCGCCATG AGGCAAAGAACTGGAGCTATAAGGAGACCGAGCTCCTTAAACGATCTTGACCACAGCCAGGAAGAAAGGGAAGTGGATTTCCTGAGACTGCAAGTCATTGAGCAGCAGAACATCATTGATGAGCTCTCCAAG ACCCTGGAGACTGCTGGCTATGTGAAGAGTGTCATG GAACGGGATAAGCTGCTGAGGTTCAGGAagcaaagacagaagaaaatgacaagAATTCCTAAg AAGCCCGTGGTGGAGACGTTCTATGGCTATGATGAGGAGGCTTCCCTGGAGTCCGACGGCTCCTCCATCTCCTACCAAACGGACCGGACGGACCAGACCCCCTGCACGCCCGAGGACGACCTGGAGGAG GGCATGGCCAAGGAGGAGACGGAGCTGCGGTTCCGGCAGCTGACCATGGAGTACCAGGCGCTGCAGAGAGCCTatgccctgctgcaggagcaggtcGGGGGCACCCTGGACGCTGAGAGGGAGGTCAAg ACCcgtgagcagctccaggcagaaaTTCACCGCTCCCAGGCTCAGATAGAGGATCTGGAGAAGGCtctggctgagcagggacag gaCATGAAGTGGATTGAGGAGAAGCAGGCCCTGTACAGGAGAAACCAGGAGCTGGTAGAAAAG ATCAGGCAGATGGAGGCTGAGGAGGCTCGGCTCAAACACGACGTGCAGGACGCCAAGGACCAGAACGAGCTGCTGGAGTTCAggatcctggagctggag gagagggagaggcGCTCCCCAGCCATCACCTTCCTGCACGGCCCCTTCACGGAGGGCAGGAGCCCGCTGCAGGTGTACTGCGAGGCCGAAGGTGTCACA gacATCGTAGTGGCAGAGCTGATGAAGAAGTTGGACATTTTAGGGGATAACGCCGTAAGT AACCTGACCAACGAGGAGCAGGTGGTGATCATCCAGGCCAGGACCGTGCTGACCCTGGCTGAGAAG TGGCTCCAGCAGATCGAGGTGACCGAGTCAGCGCTGCAGCAGAAGATGCTGGACCTGGAGAACGAGAAG gagctgttcAGCAAGCAGAAGGGATACCTGGACGATGAGCTGGACTTCAGGAAGCAGTCGCTGGACCAGGCTCACAAG CAAGAAGCTGGAGCCAAAATTTCCGAACTTCTTtcagaagaggagaaggagaagctgaAGAGCGCGGTGGAGCAGTGGAAGCGGCAGGTGATGAGCGAGCTCCGCGAGAGGGACGCACAGATCCTGCGCGAGAGGATGGAGCTCATCCAGCACGCCCAGCAG AGAATTAAAGAGCTAGAAGAAAGAATTGAAGgccaaaaaagacaaataaaagagTTAGAGGAAAAG tttttatttttgtttttatttttttctttagctttcATTCTTTGGTCATAG